The following coding sequences lie in one Yoonia sp. G8-12 genomic window:
- a CDS encoding MFS transporter, with amino-acid sequence MFQVFTSSWALFVGMFMLMVGNGLQGTLLGLRGEAEGFSTFELSIVMSAYFLGFLFSSRYTPELIRRVGHVRVFAALGSLISAVLVAYPVLIEPWAWTLGRVVIGFCFCGVYITAESWLNDASSNENRGKSLSLYMITQMAGIVFAQWIVSQGDISGYVLFIIPSILVSLAFAPVLLSVRPMPAFAATKPMKLRNLIAASPLACFGMFMLGGVFSAQFGMSAVYGSRVGLTVSEISLFISAIYVAALVLQYPIGWLSDRMDRRALIVWISLIGAAGSMIAFLVPGYYALIVVSGAIVGGMSNPLYALLIAYANDYLEKEDMAAASGGLLFINGVGAIMGPLTVGFIMDSIGDNGFWLFTAVLMASVGFYGIYRATQRSREDFEPESVSVPYAPVSAASTAVAAELAQELYIDEVELEEEAEHK; translated from the coding sequence ATGTTTCAGGTATTTACCAGCTCTTGGGCTTTGTTTGTTGGCATGTTCATGCTGATGGTGGGCAATGGCCTGCAAGGTACGCTTTTGGGTCTGCGCGGCGAGGCGGAAGGCTTTAGCACGTTCGAGCTTTCAATTGTCATGTCGGCCTATTTCTTGGGCTTTTTGTTCAGTTCACGCTACACGCCCGAACTGATCCGCCGCGTTGGCCATGTACGCGTCTTTGCGGCCCTCGGGTCGCTGATTTCGGCGGTGCTTGTCGCCTATCCGGTGCTGATCGAGCCTTGGGCATGGACCCTGGGCCGCGTGGTTATCGGGTTTTGTTTTTGTGGCGTCTATATCACCGCCGAAAGCTGGCTGAATGATGCGTCCAGCAATGAAAACCGTGGCAAATCGCTTTCGCTTTATATGATCACGCAAATGGCGGGGATCGTCTTTGCGCAGTGGATTGTGAGCCAAGGGGATATTTCTGGCTACGTTCTGTTCATCATTCCGTCGATCCTTGTGTCGCTTGCTTTTGCCCCTGTGCTTTTGTCTGTGCGCCCGATGCCGGCCTTTGCCGCCACCAAGCCGATGAAGCTGCGCAATCTGATCGCAGCATCACCGTTGGCGTGTTTTGGCATGTTTATGCTGGGGGGCGTGTTCTCGGCACAGTTCGGCATGTCGGCGGTCTATGGCAGCCGCGTGGGGCTGACGGTGTCCGAGATTTCGTTGTTTATCTCGGCGATCTATGTGGCCGCGCTCGTCTTACAGTATCCGATCGGATGGCTGTCGGACCGGATGGACCGGCGCGCGCTGATCGTCTGGATCTCGTTGATCGGGGCGGCGGGGTCGATGATCGCCTTTCTGGTCCCGGGATATTACGCGTTGATCGTGGTCAGCGGGGCCATCGTGGGTGGCATGTCCAATCCGCTCTATGCGCTGCTGATCGCCTACGCCAACGACTATCTTGAGAAAGAGGATATGGCCGCGGCCTCTGGCGGGTTGTTGTTCATCAACGGGGTGGGCGCGATTATGGGCCCGCTGACCGTGGGTTTCATCATGGATAGCATAGGCGACAACGGGTTCTGGCTATTCACGGCGGTCCTGATGGCCTCGGTCGGGTTCTATGGCATCTACCGCGCCACACAGCGCAGCCGCGAGGATTTCGAGCCCGAAAGCGTGAGTGTGCCTTACGCTCCGGTCTCTGCGGCCTCGACGGCCGTTGCTGCCGAGTTGGCGCAGGAGTTGTACATCGACGAAGTTGAACTGGAAGAAGAGGCGGAGCACAAATAA
- a CDS encoding DUF924 family protein, giving the protein MVAPEEVLAFWLDECSPADWYKSDPAFDATIRDRFVTTWQEAVEGGLSLWLTYPSGTLAYIILTDQFPRNMFRGEAKAFATDRVARAAAKMAIDRAWDLKIDEPARQFFYLPLMHAENLCDQDRAVRLIHTRMPEHGAGNRDHACAHRAVIRDFGRFPYRNDALGRKTTTAEQAFLDDGGYGAAYRAQQAGAK; this is encoded by the coding sequence GTGGTAGCCCCCGAAGAGGTATTGGCGTTTTGGCTGGACGAATGTTCACCCGCCGACTGGTATAAAAGCGACCCTGCGTTTGACGCAACGATCCGCGACAGATTTGTAACGACATGGCAGGAAGCGGTCGAAGGCGGTCTGAGCCTTTGGTTGACATATCCGTCCGGCACATTGGCCTATATCATCCTGACGGACCAGTTTCCGCGCAATATGTTTCGTGGTGAGGCCAAGGCATTTGCCACTGACCGCGTCGCCCGAGCGGCCGCAAAGATGGCGATTGACCGCGCATGGGATCTTAAAATTGACGAACCCGCGCGCCAGTTCTTCTATCTGCCGCTGATGCATGCCGAGAACCTGTGTGATCAGGACCGTGCCGTGCGTTTGATCCATACCCGGATGCCCGAACATGGCGCGGGCAACCGCGATCATGCCTGCGCGCATCGGGCCGTGATCCGCGATTTTGGCCGCTTTCCCTACCGCAATGATGCGTTGGGGCGCAAAACAACAACAGCTGAACAGGCATTTTTGGATGACGGCGGCTATGGTGCGGCGTATCGCGCACAGCAAGCGGGCGCAAAGTAG
- the lpdA gene encoding dihydrolipoyl dehydrogenase, whose protein sequence is MAAQNFDLIVIGAGPGGYVAAIRASQLGMKVAIVERENLGGICLNWGCIPTKAMLRSSEVFHLMHRAKEFGLKATGVDYDLDAVVKRSRSVAGQLSGGIGHLMKRNKVTVFMGEATIPAKGKVSVKGAKGTDDLTAKNIVLATGARARELPGLEADGDLVWTYRHALEPKKMPKKLLVIGSGAIGIEFASFYNTLGADTTVVEVMDRVLPVEDAEISAFAKKQFVKQGMKIMEKSMVKQLDRGKGKVTAHIETGGKTEKMEFDTVISAVGIVGNVEGLGLEELGVKIDRTHVVTDEFCRTGVEGLYAIGDIAGAPWLAHKASHEGVMVADLIAGKHAHPVKPESIAGCTYCHPQVASVGYSEAKAKELGYDIKVGRFPFIGNGKAIALGEPEGMIKTVFDAKTGELLGAHMVGAEVTELIQGYVIGRQLETTEEDLMNTVFPHPTLSEMMHESVLDAYDRVIHM, encoded by the coding sequence ATGGCTGCGCAGAACTTTGACTTGATCGTAATTGGTGCCGGACCGGGCGGCTATGTGGCGGCGATCCGCGCATCACAGCTTGGCATGAAAGTCGCCATTGTCGAGCGCGAGAATTTGGGCGGGATTTGTCTTAACTGGGGCTGTATTCCGACCAAGGCGATGCTGCGTTCGTCCGAGGTGTTCCACCTGATGCACCGCGCAAAGGAATTCGGTTTGAAGGCGACCGGCGTTGATTACGATCTGGACGCGGTGGTCAAGCGCAGCCGCTCGGTTGCCGGTCAGTTGTCTGGTGGCATCGGCCATTTGATGAAGAGAAACAAAGTGACCGTGTTCATGGGCGAGGCCACGATCCCCGCCAAGGGCAAGGTCAGCGTCAAGGGCGCAAAAGGCACCGACGATCTGACCGCCAAGAACATCGTGCTGGCCACCGGTGCGCGGGCGCGTGAATTGCCCGGGCTTGAGGCCGATGGCGATCTGGTCTGGACCTACCGCCATGCGCTGGAACCCAAGAAGATGCCAAAGAAACTGCTGGTCATCGGATCAGGTGCGATTGGCATCGAATTTGCCAGTTTTTACAACACGCTGGGTGCTGATACGACCGTGGTTGAGGTCATGGACCGTGTGCTGCCTGTGGAAGACGCCGAGATTTCGGCCTTTGCCAAGAAGCAATTCGTCAAGCAGGGCATGAAGATCATGGAGAAATCCATGGTCAAGCAGTTGGACCGTGGCAAAGGCAAAGTCACCGCCCATATCGAAACGGGCGGCAAAACCGAGAAGATGGAATTCGATACGGTCATTTCCGCTGTCGGGATCGTTGGCAATGTTGAGGGTCTGGGGCTGGAAGAACTGGGGGTCAAGATCGACCGCACCCATGTTGTGACCGACGAATTCTGCCGCACCGGAGTCGAGGGGCTTTATGCCATCGGCGATATCGCGGGCGCACCGTGGTTGGCGCATAAGGCCAGCCATGAGGGTGTGATGGTGGCCGATCTAATCGCGGGCAAACATGCCCATCCGGTCAAACCCGAAAGCATCGCGGGCTGTACCTATTGCCATCCGCAGGTGGCCTCTGTCGGCTATTCCGAGGCGAAGGCCAAAGAGTTGGGTTATGACATCAAAGTCGGGCGTTTCCCCTTTATCGGCAACGGCAAGGCGATTGCCTTGGGCGAGCCTGAGGGCATGATCAAGACCGTGTTTGATGCCAAGACCGGCGAGTTGCTGGGCGCACATATGGTAGGTGCGGAAGTCACCGAACTGATCCAGGGCTATGTGATCGGGCGTCAGTTGGAGACGACCGAGGAGGATCTGATGAACACTGTCTTCCCGCATCCGACGTTGTCGGAAATGATGCACGAAAGCGTGCTGGATGCTTATGACCGTGTGATCCACATGTAA
- the uvrA gene encoding excinuclease ABC subunit UvrA — protein MAELKNIEVRGAREHNLKNIDVDIPRDQLVVITGLSGSGKSSLAFDTIYAEGQRRYVESLSAYARQFLDMMEKPDVDHISGLSPAISIEQKTTSKNPRSTVGTITEIYDYLRLLFARAGTPYSPATGLPIEAQQVQDMVDRVMALEEGTRGYLLAPIIRDRKGEYRKEFLDLRKQGFQRVKVDGQFYELDEPPTLDKKFRHDIDVVVDRIVVREGLETRLADSFRTALDLADGIAILETAPKEGDPERLTFSENFACPVSGFTIPEIEPRLFSFNAPFGACPSCDGLGVELFFDEQLVVPDVTLKIADGALAPWRKGKSPYFLQTIEAIAKHYGFNKNARWKDLDPKVQQVFLRGSGTEEIKFRYDEGGRVYQVERAFEGVIPNMERRYRETDSNWIREEFENFQNNRNCGTCGGYRLREEALAVKIGGLHVGQVVKMSIKEAYDWCQDVPSALSKQKNEIAAAILKEIRERLGFLNNVGLEYLTLSRNSGTLSGGESQRIRLASQIGSGLQGVLYVLDEPSIGLHQRDNDRLLTTLKNLRDQGNTVIVVEHDEEAIREADYVFDIGPGAGVHGGQVVAKGTPQEIMANENSVTGQYLIGARKIEVPAKRRKGKGKKLTVVKATGNNLQNVTVDFPLQQFVCVTGVSGGGKSTLTIETLFKNASMKLNGARQTPGPCETIKGFEHLDKVIDIDQRPIGRTPRSNPATYTGAFTPIREWFAGMPEAKARGYKPGRFSFNVKGGRCEACQGDGVIKIEMHFLPDVYVTCETCKGARYNRETLEIKFKGKSIADVLDMTVEDAQTFFTAVPSIREKMDALMRVGLGYIKVGQQATTLSGGEAQRVKLSKELARRSTGRTLYILDEPTTGLHFEDVRKLLEVLHELVDQGNSVIVIEHNLDVVKTADHIIDIGPEGGDGGGQVVATGTPEQVAKVAESHTGRYLKEMLTAHQVAAE, from the coding sequence ATGGCTGAGCTGAAGAATATCGAAGTCCGCGGTGCGCGCGAACACAACCTCAAAAATATTGACGTGGATATTCCGCGCGACCAGTTGGTGGTGATCACGGGTCTGTCCGGGTCTGGCAAATCGTCACTGGCATTCGACACGATCTATGCCGAAGGGCAGCGGCGCTATGTGGAATCGCTGTCGGCCTATGCGCGCCAGTTTCTGGATATGATGGAAAAGCCTGATGTGGATCACATCAGCGGCCTGTCCCCTGCGATTTCGATCGAGCAGAAAACGACATCAAAGAACCCCCGTTCGACCGTCGGCACCATCACCGAGATTTACGACTATCTGCGCCTGTTGTTCGCACGCGCCGGCACCCCCTATAGCCCCGCCACTGGCCTGCCGATTGAGGCACAGCAGGTGCAGGATATGGTCGACCGCGTTATGGCGCTGGAAGAGGGCACACGCGGCTATCTGCTGGCCCCGATTATTCGCGACCGCAAGGGTGAATACCGCAAGGAATTTCTCGATCTGCGCAAGCAGGGTTTCCAGCGCGTGAAGGTGGACGGCCAGTTCTATGAGCTTGATGAGCCGCCGACGCTGGATAAGAAGTTCCGCCACGATATTGATGTGGTGGTTGACCGGATCGTCGTGCGTGAGGGGCTTGAGACGCGGTTGGCCGATAGCTTTCGCACAGCACTGGATTTGGCGGACGGGATTGCCATTCTGGAAACTGCGCCAAAAGAGGGCGATCCCGAGCGCCTGACGTTTTCGGAGAACTTTGCCTGCCCTGTGTCCGGCTTTACCATTCCCGAGATCGAGCCGCGTCTGTTTTCGTTCAACGCGCCCTTTGGGGCCTGTCCGTCCTGTGACGGTTTGGGGGTCGAGTTGTTTTTTGACGAACAACTTGTCGTGCCTGATGTCACGCTCAAGATTGCTGATGGTGCGCTTGCCCCGTGGCGTAAAGGCAAGAGCCCCTATTTCCTGCAAACCATTGAAGCGATTGCCAAACATTACGGGTTCAACAAGAACGCCCGCTGGAAAGACCTTGATCCCAAGGTGCAGCAGGTGTTCCTGCGTGGGTCCGGCACCGAAGAGATCAAATTCCGCTATGATGAAGGCGGGCGCGTCTATCAGGTAGAGCGGGCCTTTGAGGGCGTGATCCCCAACATGGAACGCCGCTATCGCGAGACCGATAGCAACTGGATCCGTGAGGAATTCGAGAACTTCCAGAATAACCGCAATTGCGGCACCTGTGGCGGCTACCGTTTGCGCGAAGAGGCGCTGGCGGTGAAAATCGGTGGTCTGCACGTGGGGCAGGTCGTGAAGATGTCGATCAAAGAGGCCTATGACTGGTGTCAGGATGTGCCGTCTGCGCTGAGCAAACAAAAGAATGAAATTGCCGCAGCGATCCTGAAAGAAATTCGCGAGCGTCTGGGCTTTCTCAACAACGTCGGTCTGGAGTATCTGACCCTGTCGCGCAATTCCGGCACGCTGTCGGGTGGCGAAAGCCAGCGGATCAGGTTGGCCAGCCAGATCGGTTCGGGCCTGCAAGGGGTGCTTTACGTTCTGGATGAGCCGTCGATTGGCTTGCACCAGCGCGATAATGACCGCTTGCTGACGACGCTGAAGAACCTGCGCGATCAGGGCAATACTGTGATCGTGGTGGAACACGACGAAGAGGCGATCCGCGAGGCGGATTATGTCTTTGATATCGGGCCGGGTGCGGGTGTGCATGGCGGGCAGGTGGTCGCCAAGGGCACCCCGCAAGAGATCATGGCGAATGAGAATTCGGTTACGGGCCAATACCTGATCGGTGCACGCAAGATCGAAGTGCCTGCCAAACGGCGCAAGGGCAAGGGCAAGAAGCTGACCGTGGTGAAGGCTACGGGCAACAACCTGCAGAATGTCACCGTTGATTTCCCGTTGCAGCAGTTTGTCTGTGTCACCGGCGTATCGGGCGGCGGCAAATCGACCCTGACGATTGAGACACTGTTCAAGAATGCCTCGATGAAACTGAACGGGGCGCGCCAGACACCGGGGCCATGTGAGACGATCAAAGGCTTCGAGCATCTGGACAAGGTCATCGACATTGACCAGCGCCCCATCGGGCGCACACCGCGGTCGAACCCTGCCACCTATACCGGTGCCTTCACCCCGATCCGCGAATGGTTCGCGGGCATGCCCGAGGCCAAGGCGCGCGGGTACAAACCCGGTCGGTTCAGCTTCAACGTCAAAGGTGGGCGCTGTGAGGCCTGTCAGGGCGACGGTGTGATCAAGATCGAGATGCACTTTTTGCCAGACGTCTACGTGACTTGCGAAACCTGCAAGGGCGCGCGCTATAACCGCGAGACGCTTGAGATCAAGTTCAAGGGTAAATCCATTGCCGATGTGCTGGATATGACCGTGGAAGATGCGCAGACCTTCTTTACCGCTGTGCCGTCGATCCGCGAAAAGATGGATGCGCTGATGCGTGTGGGGCTGGGCTATATCAAGGTGGGCCAGCAGGCGACAACGCTCTCAGGGGGCGAAGCGCAGCGGGTGAAGCTGTCCAAGGAACTGGCGCGCCGGTCCACGGGGCGTACGCTTTATATTCTGGATGAACCGACGACCGGTTTGCACTTTGAAGATGTGCGCAAGCTCTTGGAAGTGCTGCATGAATTGGTGGATCAGGGGAACTCGGTTATTGTGATTGAGCATAACCTTGATGTGGTGAAAACCGCCGATCATATCATTGATATCGGGCCGGAAGGCGGCGATGGCGGAGGTCAGGTGGTGGCCACGGGCACGCCCGAGCAGGTGGCGAAAGTGGCCGAGAGCCATACGGGCCGTTATCTCAAAGAGATGTTGACCGCCCATCAGGTAGCAGCCGAATAA
- the mmsB gene encoding 3-hydroxyisobutyrate dehydrogenase, translating into MKIGFIGLGNMGAPMAANLAKSHDVVGFDTAAAPAGLTLADSAAAAAKDADVVITMLPNGAILRAVAAEIHPAMKAGAIHLDCSTVDVESARAVAAVADAAGLQAVDAPVSGGIGGATNGTLTFMAGGTAEAFATVQPLFDIMGQKAVHCGDAGNGQAAKICNNMILGATMIATCEAFVLADKLGLDRQAMFDVVSTSSGYSWSLNAYCPAPGIGPQSPADNGYQPGFAAELMLKDLNLSQMAAKAADADTPMGQAARDLYAQFVENEDGRGKDFSAMLPRFAGRTRH; encoded by the coding sequence ATGAAAATCGGATTTATCGGACTGGGCAACATGGGCGCGCCAATGGCCGCAAATCTGGCCAAATCGCATGACGTGGTGGGCTTTGACACGGCAGCCGCACCTGCGGGCCTGACGTTGGCAGACAGCGCCGCAGCCGCCGCCAAAGACGCCGATGTGGTCATCACGATGCTGCCGAACGGCGCGATCCTGCGTGCGGTCGCCGCCGAAATCCACCCCGCGATGAAAGCGGGCGCTATCCATCTTGATTGCTCAACCGTCGATGTCGAAAGTGCGCGCGCGGTTGCGGCAGTGGCAGATGCGGCAGGCCTGCAAGCGGTTGATGCCCCAGTTTCCGGCGGCATTGGCGGGGCGACAAACGGCACGCTGACCTTCATGGCTGGCGGCACGGCCGAAGCCTTCGCCACCGTCCAGCCGCTCTTTGACATTATGGGCCAAAAGGCCGTGCATTGCGGCGACGCCGGCAACGGGCAGGCCGCAAAAATCTGCAACAACATGATTCTCGGCGCCACGATGATCGCCACCTGCGAAGCCTTCGTGCTGGCCGATAAACTGGGCCTCGACCGGCAAGCGATGTTCGATGTGGTCAGCACCTCATCGGGCTATTCGTGGTCGCTGAACGCCTATTGCCCCGCACCGGGGATCGGCCCGCAAAGCCCGGCCGACAACGGCTATCAACCCGGCTTTGCAGCGGAACTGATGCTCAAAGACCTGAACCTGAGCCAGATGGCCGCCAAGGCGGCAGACGCGGACACCCCGATGGGTCAGGCAGCGCGCGATCTTTACGCGCAATTCGTCGAAAACGAAGACGGGCGCGGCAAAGACTTTTCGGCGATGCTGCCACGGTTCGCGGGCCGCACACGCCACTGA
- a CDS encoding enoyl-CoA hydratase/isomerase family protein, which translates to MTDIIIRKTGRAGYITLNRPKALNALTWDMCLAIEDALDDWRDDPDVALIIIDGAGERAFCSGGDIAEMYATGLRGDFDYGQRFWRDEYRLNAKIYNYTKPIVSFLHGFTMGGGVGVGCHAAQRIVCETSQIAMPECSIGLVPDVGGSLILAKAPGHCGEYLGLTGDRMDAGDAIYAGFADHFVPQDAWDGLKETLISTGDTAAIDAAATPAPQARLADWQAEIDRCFAGASLGDIHQALTDDDGPASAQARKLMDRNAPLGMAVATQIIQSVRRDPRIENALDHEFRYTYRCGAQGDFIEGIRAAIIDRDRKPKWQHANWQDVSAADVAAMTDGLGSNALQWEDKT; encoded by the coding sequence ATGACCGATATCATCATTCGCAAGACAGGACGCGCCGGATACATCACGCTGAACCGCCCCAAGGCCCTGAACGCGCTCACATGGGATATGTGTCTGGCGATCGAAGACGCGCTGGACGACTGGCGCGATGATCCCGATGTGGCGCTGATCATAATAGATGGCGCGGGCGAACGCGCCTTTTGTTCGGGCGGTGATATCGCAGAGATGTACGCCACCGGCCTGCGCGGTGACTTTGACTATGGCCAGCGTTTCTGGCGCGACGAATACCGCCTGAACGCGAAAATCTACAATTACACCAAGCCGATCGTCAGTTTCCTACATGGGTTCACCATGGGCGGCGGCGTCGGTGTGGGCTGCCATGCGGCACAGCGGATTGTCTGCGAAACCAGCCAGATTGCCATGCCGGAATGCAGCATCGGACTTGTGCCGGATGTGGGCGGTTCACTGATCCTGGCCAAGGCGCCGGGGCATTGCGGTGAATACCTCGGGCTGACGGGTGATCGCATGGATGCAGGCGATGCGATCTATGCAGGATTTGCCGATCACTTTGTGCCGCAGGACGCGTGGGATGGCCTAAAAGAGACCCTGATATCCACGGGCGACACCGCGGCTATTGATGCCGCAGCCACACCCGCACCGCAGGCCCGCCTTGCGGACTGGCAGGCCGAGATTGATCGCTGTTTTGCCGGTGCCAGCCTTGGCGATATCCATCAGGCGCTGACGGACGATGATGGCCCCGCAAGCGCACAAGCCCGCAAGCTGATGGACCGCAACGCACCGCTGGGCATGGCTGTTGCGACGCAAATCATCCAATCGGTCCGGCGCGATCCCCGCATCGAAAACGCGCTCGATCACGAATTCCGCTATACCTACCGCTGCGGCGCGCAGGGTGACTTTATCGAGGGGATCCGCGCGGCGATCATCGACCGTGACCGGAAACCCAAATGGCAGCATGCCAACTGGCAGGACGTATCGGCAGCAGATGTGGCCGCCATGACAGACGGCTTAGGCAGCAACGCGCTGCAATGGGAGGACAAGACATGA
- a CDS encoding acyl-CoA dehydrogenase family protein, with the protein MDFALTEEQSAIFDMARDFGQEHIAPHARNWESDGTIPKDLWLKLAELGFGGLYVSEDRGGSGLSRLDATLVFEALSQSCASVSAFLSIHNMCARMIDAYGSEALKDRILPKALTMETILSYCLTEPGSGSDAAALKTKAVRDNAGYNLTGTKAFISGGGYSDAYIVMARTGDDGPKGISAIVIEDGAQGLSFGGLEDKMGWRSQPTRQVQMDSCPAPAENLLGEEGMGFKYAMAGLDGGRLNIAACSIGAAQSALDQTVAYMAERKAFGKSIDQFQGLQFRLADMEIALQSARTFLRQAAWKLDQGAPDATKFCAMAKKLCTETGSEVADQCLQLHGGYGYLADYGIEKIVRDLRVHQILEGTNEIMRLITARHMIQ; encoded by the coding sequence ATGGACTTTGCTCTGACAGAAGAACAATCCGCAATTTTCGATATGGCCCGCGATTTCGGGCAAGAGCATATCGCGCCCCATGCCCGCAACTGGGAAAGCGATGGCACGATCCCCAAAGACCTTTGGCTGAAACTGGCCGAGCTTGGGTTTGGTGGCCTTTATGTGTCCGAGGACCGTGGTGGTTCAGGCCTCTCGCGCCTTGATGCAACCCTTGTTTTTGAGGCCCTGTCGCAATCCTGCGCCTCTGTTTCCGCATTCTTGTCGATCCATAATATGTGTGCCCGTATGATCGACGCCTACGGCTCTGAAGCGCTGAAAGATCGTATTTTGCCCAAGGCCCTGACGATGGAAACGATCCTGTCCTACTGTTTGACCGAACCGGGCTCAGGATCAGACGCTGCAGCCCTCAAAACCAAAGCGGTGCGCGACAACGCGGGCTACAACCTCACCGGCACCAAGGCGTTCATCTCAGGCGGTGGGTATTCTGACGCCTATATCGTTATGGCCCGCACCGGCGACGATGGCCCCAAAGGGATCAGCGCCATTGTGATTGAAGATGGCGCACAAGGCCTGTCCTTTGGCGGGCTTGAGGACAAGATGGGCTGGCGGTCGCAACCCACGCGGCAGGTCCAGATGGATAGCTGCCCTGCACCGGCAGAAAACCTGTTGGGCGAAGAGGGCATGGGCTTCAAATACGCCATGGCGGGGCTTGATGGCGGGCGGTTGAACATCGCAGCCTGTTCGATTGGCGCAGCCCAGTCCGCTTTGGATCAAACGGTTGCCTATATGGCCGAGCGCAAAGCCTTTGGTAAATCCATCGACCAGTTCCAAGGCCTGCAATTCCGTCTGGCTGATATGGAGATCGCACTGCAATCGGCGCGCACCTTCCTGCGCCAGGCTGCCTGGAAGCTGGACCAGGGTGCACCGGATGCGACGAAATTCTGCGCCATGGCCAAGAAACTCTGCACCGAAACCGGTAGCGAAGTGGCGGATCAATGCCTGCAACTGCACGGCGGTTACGGTTATCTGGCGGATTACGGGATCGAAAAGATCGTGCGCGATCTACGCGTTCACCAGATCCTTGAAGGCACAAATGAAATCATGCGCCTGATCACCGCCCGCCATATGATCCAATGA